From one Streptomyces sp. SCSIO 30461 genomic stretch:
- a CDS encoding Gfo/Idh/MocA family oxidoreductase — protein sequence MIRRTSSPLRVGLIGYGLAGSVFHAPLIASTADLVLDTVVTANEARREQARTAYPEVRFAAAPEELWSRADELDLIVIASPNKTHVPLATAALEAGLPVVADKPIAGTAAEARDLGALARERGLLLSVFQNRRWDNDFRTVRGLIEDGELGDVLRFESRFERWRPQLKGGWRESGSPEEFGGLLYDLGSHVVDQALVLFGPAVRVYAESDIRRPGAQADDDTFIAVTHANGVRSHLYVSATAAQLGPRFRVLGSSAGYVKYGLDPQEAALREGERPRPGDSCWGVEPERLWGRIGSGESPLTGGGRPVGTLQGDYPAYYTAIADALRDGGPPPVTADEAAATLDVLEAARRSAHEGVTVELGP from the coding sequence GTGATTCGCCGTACCTCCTCCCCGCTGCGCGTCGGCCTCATCGGCTACGGCCTTGCCGGGTCGGTCTTCCATGCCCCGCTGATCGCGTCGACCGCGGACCTCGTCCTCGACACCGTCGTGACGGCGAACGAGGCACGCCGCGAGCAGGCACGGACCGCGTATCCGGAGGTTCGTTTCGCCGCCGCTCCCGAGGAACTGTGGTCCCGCGCGGACGAACTCGATCTGATCGTGATCGCGTCCCCCAACAAGACCCATGTCCCGCTGGCGACCGCCGCCCTTGAGGCCGGGCTCCCGGTGGTGGCGGACAAGCCGATCGCCGGTACGGCCGCCGAGGCGCGCGACCTCGGGGCACTCGCCCGGGAGCGCGGTCTGTTGCTTTCCGTGTTCCAGAACCGTCGCTGGGACAACGACTTCCGCACCGTGCGCGGGCTGATCGAGGACGGCGAACTCGGCGACGTGCTGCGCTTCGAGTCCCGTTTCGAACGCTGGCGGCCCCAGCTCAAGGGCGGCTGGCGCGAGTCGGGCTCTCCCGAGGAGTTCGGCGGGCTGCTGTACGACCTCGGCAGCCATGTGGTCGACCAGGCGCTGGTCCTCTTCGGCCCGGCCGTCCGTGTGTACGCGGAGTCCGACATACGCCGCCCCGGAGCCCAGGCGGACGACGACACATTCATCGCCGTCACCCATGCGAACGGCGTGCGCTCACATCTGTACGTGAGTGCCACCGCGGCCCAGCTCGGTCCGCGCTTCCGGGTCCTCGGCTCGTCGGCCGGATACGTCAAGTACGGCCTCGACCCGCAGGAGGCCGCGCTGCGGGAGGGTGAACGCCCGCGGCCCGGCGACTCCTGCTGGGGGGTGGAGCCGGAGCGGCTGTGGGGCAGGATCGGTTCCGGTGAGTCCCCGCTCACCGGGGGCGGACGCCCGGTCGGGACCCTTCAGGGCGACTACCCCGCCTACTACACCGCGATCGCCGACGCTCTGCGCGACGGCGGCCCGCCCCCCGTCACCGCCGATGAGGCCGCCGCGACCCTCGACGTCCTGGAGGCGGCCCGCCGCTCCGCCCATGAGGGCGTCACCGTGGAGCTGGGCCCATGA
- a CDS encoding heme-binding protein, producing the protein MSGVPGASGTAEPEAQERRLTLRGFTHDDAWIDRKRCVVERYDESSLLVGSRFRAEGTTFDASSCLDPDRYAAHGGSFPLHVDGAGVIGTVSGLPQAEDHATVVEALTRLATP; encoded by the coding sequence ATGAGCGGCGTCCCAGGTGCCTCGGGCACAGCGGAACCGGAGGCCCAGGAGCGGCGGCTGACGCTCCGCGGCTTCACCCATGACGACGCCTGGATCGACCGCAAGCGGTGCGTCGTGGAGCGCTACGACGAGAGCTCCCTCCTGGTGGGCAGCAGGTTCCGGGCCGAGGGCACCACATTCGATGCCTCATCGTGCCTCGACCCGGACCGGTACGCGGCCCATGGGGGCTCGTTCCCCCTCCACGTCGACGGCGCGGGCGTCATCGGCACGGTCTCCGGCCTTCCCCAGGCCGAGGACCACGCGACGGTGGTCGAGGCGCTGACCCGCCTGGCCACCCCCTGA
- a CDS encoding fumarylacetoacetate hydrolase family protein, producing MRLLRVGPVGAERPALLDRDGVTLRDLSALIADIDGPLLADDAALDRIRAAHEAGALPVLDAAGLRTGPPLARVGKIVCIGLNYHDHAAETGATTPTEPVVFLKAADTVVGPDDIVLVPRGGAKTDWEVELAVVIGRTARYLESDGEALACVAGYAVAHDVSERAFQLEHGGTWDKGKNCETFNPLGPWLVTRDEVPDPQALTLRLWVNGELRQHGSTADQIFPVAAVVRYVSHFMTLYPGDVINTGTPAGVALGQPEPKPYLKAGDVVELEIDGLGRQRQELKDG from the coding sequence ATGAGACTGCTGCGTGTCGGACCGGTGGGGGCGGAGCGTCCCGCGTTGCTCGACCGGGACGGAGTGACGCTGAGGGATCTGTCCGCGCTGATCGCCGACATCGACGGGCCGCTGCTCGCCGACGATGCCGCGCTGGACCGGATCAGGGCGGCGCACGAAGCCGGTGCGCTGCCCGTGCTCGACGCGGCAGGGCTGCGCACGGGTCCACCGCTGGCGCGTGTCGGCAAGATCGTGTGCATCGGGCTGAACTACCACGATCACGCGGCCGAGACCGGTGCCACGACTCCCACGGAGCCGGTCGTCTTCCTCAAGGCGGCCGACACCGTCGTGGGGCCCGATGACATCGTGCTGGTGCCGCGGGGCGGGGCCAAGACGGATTGGGAGGTGGAGCTGGCGGTCGTCATCGGAAGGACCGCCCGCTACCTGGAGTCGGACGGTGAGGCACTCGCGTGCGTCGCGGGATACGCGGTGGCGCACGACGTATCGGAGCGTGCCTTCCAGCTCGAACACGGCGGCACCTGGGACAAGGGCAAGAACTGCGAGACGTTCAACCCGCTCGGGCCCTGGCTGGTGACACGGGACGAAGTGCCCGATCCCCAGGCGCTGACGCTCCGACTCTGGGTCAACGGCGAGCTGAGGCAGCACGGTTCCACCGCCGACCAGATCTTCCCGGTGGCCGCGGTGGTCCGCTATGTCAGTCACTTCATGACCCTGTACCCCGGGGACGTGATCAACACCGGTACGCCCGCGGGCGTGGCGCTGGGGCAGCCGGAGCCCAAGCCGTATCTGAAGGCGGGTGACGTGGTCGAGCTGGAGATCGACGGGCTCGGCCGCCAGCGGCAGGAGCTGAAGGACGGCTGA